The window TTACAATTTTAGTTTCTCATCCAAGCTAGTCAGATTAATTGGAAACACTTCACAGGCTTTTTTTGGTTAAAGATGACACACTTAGCCAGATTTTGttatttgctgtcaagttgcagttagTTAACAGCAACCTTGTAAGGTTTTCAAAAGTGGgatgggtttgccattgcctgcctctgcatagtgatcctggacttaataatataccgagttcggtacaaggtgctggttattacctttaaagccctatatggcctaggccctgcctaccttagggaccgtctcttcccatatgcccccCAGAAAGTCCTGCGATCCGGCtctagaaatctgcttgtaatccccgggccaaaggaggcctggttgaagtcaacaagggacagggccttctcgatcacagccccttcctggtggaaccagttaccggaggtcagggccctgtgggacattggacagttccgcagggcctgtaagacagtcctcttccggttggcttataactgaccggcattgaaacatcgaaacattgaaatattctgacggaagaccataagatagcacactgagactgattgatgtattaatattagttgttttaattatgtaaattattattgtattttaattcttgtattttattgttagaatttttatgttgtgagccgctctgagcctgctttggtggggtagggcgggatataaatcaaatgaaatgaaatgactctctttggtggtctcccatccaagaaataaccagggctgaccctacttagcttctgatctgatgagatcaggctagcatggGTTATTCAGGCCCCTTAGAATCAATGTTTTCCTTTTGTGTTGCCCCCGTTACTCCGGTTGCCGATTCTCTCTCTCGCTTTGGTGTTTAAATCCTGATCTGCTGGGACTGTCCATGCGGAATCGAATTACGAATGCCAAATTCATTCTCTTCTATACAGATTGACGTGGGTCAAGGCAAGTACGTGCACCTACGCGTATTTGAGTCGCTTCCATGCAACAACGGGGACATCTCCTTGGCCGGTTACCAGACTGGCAAAACAGCGAGTGATCCGCTGAACTACTTCGGCTAGGAACATTCTCCTCTTCTGCTCTTCTTGATATACTGACATCCAAGAGCCAGCACAtgcttaaaaattaaaaaaaaactagatTTGGGAAATGTtggtttgtgttttgttttttctcttgCAGAAGGCCGCCTTTTAGCATgttatttaaaaagttgtgagtggggaaatggggtgggggggcaatagTCCCTCGGAGCTGCGGAGTCttaggagcaaaaattctactttgtgagctactggcattaaagtcgtgagcgatttggctgctgGGGCTGTCCTTCCTGGGCgaagacgaaaatgtgtgagctaagaaactgagctagctcgcactcACTCAGCTTAAAAGAAACACTGGTGGAGGGCCTGGAACATTCTCTGTGCCACTATGTGACCCAGAGGTGGTGCGGGTAATTCTAGGAATCCAGTCATTCTTAgagctacccagggcttttttggtagaagcccagcaggaactcatttgtacattaggccacacacccctgatgtcaccattgtttcacacagggcttttttttgtaggaaaagcccagcagaactcatttgcatattaggccacacacccctgacaccaagccagccagaactgcgttcctgcttttaaaaaaagccctggagctaccAAACATCAGAAGCAGCACAGAGGACACACTGTCAGGTTTTAACATTTCTGTCCCACTGCCTCTTGGGCAATATGAATGGGATATCTCCTGGCCTCATTGGGGTAGGGGGTGGGGATAGTAAGTCTAGTTAGTAGATCCATAGTGGCTTTTGAAAAGGCTGGAGAATCTTTGATAGGCACCCCTACATCCCTGGCCCGAACTAGAGCGAATCACACTCACTTCTTAGTTGAACTGGCTGTCCAGTCCTTGTATGTGGACCAAACGGTCCAGCTCTGATTAAACTGGCTTCTCATTTCTCTAGCTTTACAAATCTTTTAGCCTCTGCTTCAGCCATGTCTGGAGGGTTATCTTCTCCTTTGCTTGAGCCAAATGTTCAAAACCACTCCATGCCGGGGGATGTAATGGCAGCCatgagctttaaaagggggttaagaCAGATCTGTGGAGgaaagatccatcagtggctgctagccaagATGACCGAACAGAGCCTTTACGTCCACGAGCTGTAAGCCTCCGAAGCCCAGGGCTAGGAAGCAACAtcggaaggccttggcctctgtcctCCATTTGTTGGTCTTATGGGCAACTGGCTGAAATCGGATGCTAGACTACTAGATGGACTACTTGTCTGTGTCAAGAACTGGTTCTTGCCAATGTTGTATACATCACCTAAATCTAGGGCTCCCAAGCCcctgggctgggcaggggttctcccacccaggaggttcccaacccaccagcccacactgAGCCggcaggggaacctcccccaatgtcgcaaTGATATcacccgcaagtgatgtcattgcaccgggcactctaggcgtttccgggaaaactctatggttgtctcagttgctctagcattttgggagggaaaactctatggtaccaaaaTACCatggttttcccggaaacgcctagagtggccagcacacaatgttgctggcatgatggcatcactcaTGGGTGCCACAGGGGTCTTGGCAACGCTACCTAAATCTAATGTCCCTGTGTAGTTCTGGAATTACTTATAGCAAATGCGTCTGTGTAATCATGCTTTTTTCACTAAGCCTGTGTATTATGTCTTTGGAATAATATCATAAGTACTCTCTCTACCTTGGCTACAGAAAGGCCTCTCTGTGGGATAAGACACATTCCTCAGCACAGCTGTGAAGGTCATGTTATCTGTACAGCTAGAGACAATAATTTTTGGTTCCTCTGAAAGCAGTCtgggactggtgggggggggggacctgtctAAGAATACCTTTTGAATTTTCTTCCCACGCTTTCTTTGTGCCTATTTGCTTATGTGACTAACAGTTGGAGTAAGGTATAAATGTATTGCTCAGCCCTGTCGGGTCAGTTCTAATAAAGAACGTCTTGACTGTGAACACAATGTTCATTTAAATAAAGCTTTATTTGAATTACATCAAAGAGGTTGAGTTAATGAGCactgtgcagaacttgacacTCTGTCACTGCTATTTAGTCTCCTTGTCATAATACACATATAGCCAAAACGGCAGCTTTTTATGTAAAAGCATATAAAAGAGAGCAGTGCTTAGAAACAATCAGAGTGAAGGATGTTTTTCCCTGAGGTGGCTGTGCcagacagcccccctcccccaaataacaCATAGAGAATAAATGCAAATCAAATGTAAAATAATTATCGTGGATATAATTGTTACTGAAGGCCACAGGAATCGGTACCATCGGTACATTGCAGGAATAAATCATAGCCGTAAGAGGAATGAACAGTGAGTTTTGCTTTTGCAAAGTAAACACTGCCTTGAAAAGAAACTTCCAGTTGGCCTTCTAGAAGTAAGAGAGCTCTTCATGCTTTTCTTTGTTGCTCTGGTAACTGGTGAGTGCCGGGGGTTTCTTTTCATGAGGGAGGCTTTCGTAAATTCTTAAGTGAAGGTACTTATCATTGCCAATTAGGACCTGAAATGGAACAAAAGTAATCTTTAAGTTGCGGGCTATCTAGGAAGTCCACATGCTGATCTGGTCAGGTCTCTGCAGgcaagcagggttggctctgattagtatttggttgggagaccaaagtccagggttgctacacagaggcaggaaatggtaaaccacctctgaatgtctctagccttgaaaacactacagggtcactgtaagttggccACAAATTGACAgccctttcctccaccaccaactCACGTAGCGTGAAGCAGGAGAAGGCAACGAGGGCATTCTAAAATGGTGTAGGTCTCAGGAAAGTTTCTCTCATTTTTAACGTGGAGAATGTTGAGGCTTCCCTCCATTTATTTACATCCTGCTCTTTCCTCCCTATGGGGgcccaaagaggcttacattgttctcctttcctccattttgtcttcacaacaagcTCTGTGAGGTAGcctaggctgagagaatgtgaccgGCCCAAAGTCCCCCCACACatgtccatggcagagtgaggaattCAAGCCTAGGGCTCATAGACTGTAGTCCAACGACTACAACACACACATTCATAGGCCATGTCTGAGGGGACTCTACAGGCCTCAGAACTGACAAGGGGGGTAGTTTCTCTAGCTCTTTATTTGTTCGTCTTTGGCACAGCTTGGGGAGAGAAGGCAGGTACCTCCTTGTCAGCCCTTTTCCTGCGTTCCTTTGAAAGCGGCAGATATTCACCACCTCAGGCCAAGTAACGCATCCTCACCATGtccttttatttattctataatttatttattctataacttatatcccgcccttcccacaaaatggctcagggcggctcacagcaaacgataaaacaataaaacaaagtgcagagttattacatttaaaaatcaaagcatttaaaagcctaaaaacattaaaatcttaacattaaaactatacagtataattcacagagtctaataagctacatttatccagtcaggcgtaggctaaccggaagagggttgtcttacaggcccctgcggaactgggtaagatcccgcagggccctcacctcttccggtagctggttccaccatgtaggggccattgtagaaaaggccctgtctctggttgtcttgagacggacttccttaggcccggggatggtgagaaggttttgagtcccagacctcagtactctctggggaacatgtggggagagacggtccctcaggtaggcaggtcccaggccatatagggcttttagGATCAGATCTATGGAGGACATCAGATCCTCACACTCCCTGGGgtgacaaccaatgttccctctaagctgcagaggtctgtgagcaaaaattctactttatgagctactggtattaaagttgtgagctactgcgtaaagtattgtgccctggggccatctgtcctgagctacgacaaaaatgtgtgagctggaggctaaaaatctctgagctagctcacactaactcagcttagagggaacactggtgacaacTGAGTGTAGATTCATAGGAGGCAAGTAGTACTGCTGTACTTCAGAATTGTCAAAATAAAAACtgagtggggaaagggtggctGAGGCCTAGTCCTCACAGACGTAGTCAACCCGGCCCAGCTTGGCTCGATTACTTTAGGTGGCAGCCAGGAAGTCCCAGTGGATCACACCGGAGCAGAATTGTTTTGTCCAGAGGTTTTCAGGGTTGCCACCCCCGGAGAACCTAACTTTCGCAGTACTCATCTAGACTGACTGCGCAGAATTCCCCATGGTAAGAGCAGGGTGCATGACAGAACCTCGGGTAAAAGCGATTGGTCAAAGGTGGTACCTTTATGAAATAGTTTTTTCCAGCAACCAACTGTGTTTTAAATTCCACTGCATCAAAGACCTCAAAagtcttcccttctttctcttccacctctgcCTTCACCTGTAGAAACAgaaaggccggggggggggggagagagtttcTTTTACTCTTCCAACTATGAACACCTAGAACCTGCTTACCTGTTGGTTTCTTGGCTCAATTTATAATCCTGATTTTTGATGCCTTAAATTCTTTCTCCCACACACATCCCTCCCCACCTCACcttgatgtcatttgggggaaccACCCTGTTGCAGGTGCCTTCCATTTTGTGGACATGTTTACTGTTTTTTACTTCATTAtactttgcttttctccccacaTCAGGGCCTTTTGCTCAGTACTACCTACTCTGTGAAATTCTCTCCCACAGAAGGTATATGTGGCCAGACTGCTTCAAGTTTTCAGAAAACAAGTCGTAAAAGCCTCCCTACTAAACCCTTTTTATTatccaataaataataaaaacaacaataagCAATAAAAGAAAAAACAGCAAGAATAAAAATCAGCAACAGAAGAGGTCAAGCCACATACCAAGAGTAGGGAGTTGTTTTGGGAGCCAAGTTCTGGtgggaaaataaaatggagggaagagaTCTAATAGTAAACTGCCTTGTATACTGGGCAGATGACCAGAGCTATAGAATGACACACACAAGCAAGGGAGAGGTCAGTGATTACTGTGGGGCACTTctcaggtatgcagaaaaatatgactttgtaaattaaacaaaatggggagggaataaaggaaaggtcccctgtgcaagcaccagtcattttcaactctggggtgacgttgcctccacgacgttttcatggcaaactttttatggggcggtttgccctcgccttctccagtcatttatgctttccccccagcaagctggttactcattttaccgaccttggaaggatggaaggctgagtcaacctggagccggctacctgaaaacccagcttccaccggggatcgaactcaggtcgtgagcttacgactgcagtactgcagctttaacactctgtgcaaTGGGGCtcttaaatggggggagggaaagcttaaTAAGTGGCCTGATGAGGCCTAAATATGCTCCAGAAGGGATGGAATGTTGAGAGCAACTAAGTTAGTTAAGGAAAGCAAGGGAGTAGAAAAACCAGTCTGCTCAAGCTCAGAAGAGCACAAAGATTCTGGAAGGGGGAAAATGTTGGGAAGGAGAGTTCGAGATTGTTTTATatggaggtggccaaacttgcttaacgcaagaaccacacagaataattgtcagatgtctgagagccacaagacatgaacatcagatgtttgagagctgcaagacaggaaggaaggaaggcaaatggagggagagagaggtggaaagaaagcaagcttaaatgcattctccaagcctccagttggcttggagaagtgatttaaagaagagacaaatgccttctccaaactggcaaacagggtggtggcggcttcaagtgccacacaatatgtgtgaaagagccacatgtggctcccgagccacagtttggacacccaTTTTATATGCTTGACTTCAAATCTTAAACATTCTTGAAAATAAATCTCCTATTCCCAAAAGTATTTAAAGTAAACAAGTTTAACATGGCGTCCTAAAATGTTGATTCAAACAAACGCAGCTTGCACATGGTAGCAGCAGAACTTCCGTATTATCTGACAGACTGCAAACGCAGCATGTTTCAAGAAAGACGGTTCACATGTTCAGAGTCATGGGGAAACAGAGCTGGGAAGTGAATCATGGAGAGAGCATGGAAAAAATAGGGGAATGAGCAATAATTTCTGCGAAGGGA is drawn from Heteronotia binoei isolate CCM8104 ecotype False Entrance Well chromosome 4, APGP_CSIRO_Hbin_v1, whole genome shotgun sequence and contains these coding sequences:
- the LOC132570312 gene encoding cystatin-B-like, whose translation is MLCGGVSSQAKPATAEIQKLVQVVKAEVEEKEGKTFEVFDAVEFKTQLVAGKNYFIKVLIGNDKYLHLRIYESLPHEKKPPALTSYQSNKEKHEELSYF